One Micromonospora eburnea genomic region harbors:
- a CDS encoding bifunctional folylpolyglutamate synthase/dihydrofolate synthase yields the protein MTERTEFTAVEAALAERGFTRMHFEPERVESLLDLLGSPHRAYPSIHLTGTNGKTSTARMIDSLLRAFGLHTGRYTSPHLETVRERISLDGEPVSEERFVATYREVAPLAELVDQRSAEPLTYFDMTTALAFATFADAPVDVAVVEVGLGGAEDATNVIQAGVAVLTPIGLDHTEWLGDTIEDIALHKAGIIHKGATVIAAAQEEEAARPILERCAEVGATIAREGAEFGVLRRAVAVGGQVLTIQGLGGVYEEIFIPLHGAHQAQNAAVALAAVEAFLGAGARRQLDIEAVREGFAAASSPGRLEKVRTAPTVLLDGAHNPHGMAATVTALQEEFAFSKLVGVLAVLGDKDAASLLELLEPVLDSIVVTGNSSPRAMPADELAALAREVFGPERVQVAEEMPDAIEVAVAEAESDVPGELAGVGVLITGSVVTVADARRLLKR from the coding sequence GTGACCGAACGCACCGAGTTCACCGCGGTGGAGGCCGCGCTCGCCGAGCGCGGTTTCACCCGGATGCATTTCGAGCCGGAGCGGGTCGAGAGCCTGCTCGACCTGCTCGGCAGCCCGCATCGGGCGTACCCGTCGATCCACCTGACCGGCACGAACGGCAAGACCTCGACGGCCCGGATGATCGACTCGCTGTTGCGGGCGTTCGGGCTGCACACCGGCCGCTACACGAGCCCGCACCTGGAGACCGTCCGGGAGCGGATCAGCCTGGACGGTGAGCCGGTCAGCGAGGAGCGTTTCGTCGCCACGTACCGGGAGGTGGCGCCGCTGGCCGAGCTGGTCGACCAGCGTTCGGCGGAGCCGCTGACGTACTTCGACATGACGACGGCGCTGGCGTTCGCCACGTTCGCCGACGCCCCGGTCGACGTCGCGGTGGTGGAGGTGGGGCTCGGCGGCGCCGAGGACGCCACCAACGTGATCCAGGCCGGCGTGGCGGTGCTCACTCCGATCGGGCTGGACCACACCGAGTGGCTCGGCGACACCATCGAGGACATCGCGCTGCACAAGGCGGGCATCATCCACAAGGGGGCCACCGTGATCGCGGCGGCCCAGGAGGAGGAGGCCGCCCGGCCGATCCTGGAGCGCTGCGCCGAGGTCGGCGCGACCATCGCCCGGGAGGGGGCCGAGTTCGGCGTACTGCGCCGGGCGGTGGCGGTCGGCGGCCAGGTGCTCACCATCCAGGGCCTCGGCGGGGTGTACGAGGAGATCTTCATCCCGTTGCACGGCGCGCACCAGGCGCAGAACGCGGCCGTGGCGCTCGCCGCGGTCGAGGCGTTCCTCGGTGCGGGGGCACGCCGGCAGCTCGACATCGAGGCCGTCCGGGAGGGCTTCGCCGCGGCCAGCTCGCCCGGGCGGCTGGAGAAGGTACGGACCGCCCCGACGGTCCTGCTCGACGGCGCGCACAACCCGCACGGGATGGCCGCCACGGTCACCGCGTTGCAGGAGGAGTTCGCGTTCAGCAAGCTCGTCGGCGTGCTGGCCGTGCTCGGCGACAAGGACGCGGCCAGCCTGCTGGAGCTCCTGGAGCCGGTGCTCGACTCGATCGTGGTGACCGGCAACAGCTCGCCCCGGGCGATGCCCGCCGACGAGCTGGCCGCGCTGGCGCGGGAGGTCTTCGGGCCGGAGCGGGTGCAGGTCGCCGAGGAGATGCCGGACGCCATCGAGGTGGCCGTGGCCGAGGCCGAGTCCGACGTACCGGGGGAGCTGGCCGGGGTGGGCGTGCTGATCACCGGATCGGTGGTGACCGTGGCCGACGCCCGCCGGCTGCTCAAGCGATGA
- a CDS encoding DUF4233 domain-containing protein, protein MTGPVRGHPGAGGRPDEGAGPPSGTPTPDGSATGAGGESPEQRRSGLRNPEKAVRGLGAGTLALEALVLLLAIQPIRLVGGHLSGAAIAVIVALAVACVVFAGQMGRRWAWYAGTAVQGLLMLSGLLHWSLLVLGVVFALVWAYALHVRRVILG, encoded by the coding sequence ATGACCGGCCCGGTGCGGGGGCACCCCGGCGCCGGGGGCCGGCCGGACGAGGGCGCGGGGCCGCCGTCGGGCACCCCGACGCCCGACGGGTCCGCGACCGGGGCCGGCGGTGAGAGCCCGGAGCAGCGGCGGTCGGGGCTGCGTAATCCGGAGAAGGCGGTCCGTGGGCTCGGCGCGGGGACGCTCGCGCTGGAGGCGTTGGTGCTGTTGCTGGCCATCCAGCCGATCCGTCTGGTCGGTGGGCATCTCAGCGGTGCCGCCATCGCCGTGATCGTGGCGCTGGCGGTGGCCTGCGTGGTGTTCGCCGGTCAGATGGGACGCCGCTGGGCCTGGTACGCCGGCACCGCGGTGCAGGGCCTGCTGATGCTCTCCGGGCTGCTGCACTGGTCGCTGCTCGTGCTGGGGGTCGTCTTCGCCCTGGTGTGGGCGTACGCGCTGCACGTGCGGCGGGTCATCCTCGGCTGA
- a CDS encoding VOC family protein produces MANGGNRPIAPIRKLIAAVLGTLATFIVLFGLGMTSWAIVALGVALLVLAVALGTVRGGGRTWVVGLGHVHSASEPPTQYAFGRCELQLVIDAPGLPPRSKKIIEPRVPVAKWPSLGQALPVRVALNDQRHVRVLWDEVPTHAETAAAAADLPPEYADPDPVDEVLIAQETPPWADRAPDDDFRDDFPPAPDPLLDDVTGLPDEREPVVVHHRPGRPVVLEGQVVEPTSTGPLPRRATPAPRPPAEERFDPVDVPLDDPDAETPPTPEELDEAIFGPAGDEPAEVATPISGVGITLLVTDLDRSLDFYRDLGFAELDRGNGNAVLISGATRLVLRQVTGAAPISRRLVHVNLEVDDIQAAYERLRGSGVRFTYAPRVVNRGSKLEVWAAAFRDPDGHGVALTQWRTLADA; encoded by the coding sequence GTGGCGAATGGCGGGAACCGACCCATCGCGCCGATCCGCAAGCTGATCGCCGCGGTGCTGGGCACCCTGGCGACGTTCATCGTGCTGTTCGGGCTGGGCATGACGAGCTGGGCGATCGTCGCGCTCGGCGTCGCACTGCTGGTCCTGGCGGTCGCCCTGGGCACCGTACGCGGGGGCGGGCGCACCTGGGTCGTCGGGCTGGGCCACGTACACAGCGCCTCCGAGCCGCCCACCCAGTACGCCTTCGGCCGCTGCGAACTCCAACTCGTGATCGACGCGCCCGGGCTGCCACCCCGGTCCAAGAAGATCATCGAGCCGCGGGTCCCGGTTGCCAAGTGGCCGTCGCTCGGCCAGGCCCTGCCCGTCCGGGTCGCCCTCAACGACCAGCGGCACGTCCGGGTCCTCTGGGACGAGGTGCCCACGCACGCCGAGACCGCCGCCGCGGCCGCCGATCTCCCGCCCGAGTACGCCGACCCCGATCCGGTCGATGAGGTGCTGATCGCGCAGGAGACGCCGCCGTGGGCGGACCGCGCCCCGGATGACGACTTCCGCGACGACTTCCCGCCCGCTCCGGACCCGCTCCTCGACGACGTCACCGGGCTGCCCGACGAACGCGAGCCGGTGGTGGTGCACCACCGCCCCGGCCGCCCGGTGGTGCTGGAGGGCCAGGTGGTCGAGCCGACGAGCACCGGCCCGTTGCCCCGTCGGGCCACCCCCGCTCCGCGCCCGCCCGCCGAGGAACGGTTCGACCCGGTCGACGTCCCGCTGGACGATCCGGACGCCGAGACGCCGCCGACCCCGGAGGAACTGGACGAGGCGATCTTCGGGCCGGCCGGGGACGAGCCGGCCGAGGTGGCCACCCCGATCAGCGGGGTCGGAATCACCCTGCTCGTCACCGACCTGGACCGGTCCCTCGACTTCTACCGGGACCTCGGCTTCGCCGAACTCGACCGGGGCAACGGCAACGCGGTGCTCATCTCCGGGGCGACCCGGCTGGTGCTGCGCCAGGTGACCGGGGCCGCCCCGATCAGCCGTCGGCTGGTCCACGTCAACCTGGAGGTCGACGACATCCAGGCCGCGTACGAGCGGCTGCGCGGGTCGGGCGTGCGGTTCACGTACGCCCCGCGCGTGGTGAACCGGGGCAGCAAGCTGGAGGTGTGGGCCGCGGCCTTCCGCGACCCGGACGGCCACGGGGTGGCCCTCACCCAGTGGCGCACCCTCGCCGACGCGTAA